The Nitriliruptor alkaliphilus DSM 45188 genome includes a region encoding these proteins:
- a CDS encoding substrate-binding domain-containing protein, producing the protein MRKSRTLIACSVAVSMLLTACATDDPDDTPPPADATDAGDVDAGDIDDGDIDADDAGEQTADDEWFVRADYERQLAQRTATPEGDDAEPWLQAIEPDWVDTDEYGDGGDRTLCFSNASVSNPWRVTGYITMQEQVEVLQEAGEIGEFRVSDAADDDNQQISDIQAFIEAGDCDAMIISPSTTATLTPAVQAACDSGVPVIVFDRGVDTDCAVTFIHPIGGYAYGADGADFLVENLEPGSTVLALRILPGVDVLEHRWAAAQEIFGDSELEVLGFEFTGGDGAQIKDIVGQYLQRGNVDGIWMDAGAGSVAAVEAYEDAGMDYPVMVGEDELGFLRKWEETGITAIAPVYSNFQWRTPVLAAVRIWDGEQVPSEWVLPQEPITEADLSEHVEANADMPDLHYAKFGGEDLPGYPGAWQDR; encoded by the coding sequence ATGCGTAAGTCCCGCACGCTCATCGCGTGCTCCGTGGCGGTGAGCATGCTGCTCACTGCCTGCGCCACCGACGACCCCGACGACACCCCGCCGCCGGCCGATGCCACCGACGCCGGTGACGTCGACGCCGGTGACATCGATGACGGTGACATCGACGCCGACGACGCCGGTGAGCAGACGGCCGACGACGAGTGGTTCGTCCGCGCCGACTACGAGCGCCAGCTGGCTCAGCGCACCGCGACCCCCGAAGGTGACGACGCCGAGCCGTGGCTGCAGGCCATCGAGCCCGACTGGGTCGACACCGACGAGTACGGCGACGGCGGCGACCGGACGCTGTGCTTCTCGAACGCCTCGGTCTCCAACCCGTGGCGCGTGACCGGCTACATCACCATGCAGGAGCAGGTCGAGGTGCTGCAGGAGGCGGGTGAGATCGGCGAGTTCCGGGTCTCGGACGCGGCCGACGACGACAACCAGCAGATCTCCGACATCCAGGCCTTCATCGAGGCGGGTGACTGCGACGCGATGATCATCTCGCCGTCCACCACCGCGACGCTGACGCCGGCCGTCCAGGCGGCGTGCGACAGCGGCGTCCCGGTCATCGTCTTCGACCGCGGGGTCGACACCGACTGTGCCGTGACGTTCATCCACCCGATCGGCGGCTACGCCTACGGGGCGGACGGCGCGGACTTCCTGGTCGAGAACCTCGAACCGGGGTCCACGGTCCTGGCGCTGCGCATCCTGCCTGGTGTCGACGTGCTCGAGCACCGCTGGGCGGCGGCGCAGGAGATCTTCGGTGACAGCGAACTCGAGGTCCTCGGGTTCGAGTTCACCGGCGGTGACGGTGCCCAGATCAAGGACATCGTCGGTCAGTACCTCCAGCGCGGCAACGTCGACGGCATCTGGATGGACGCGGGCGCTGGCTCCGTTGCGGCCGTCGAGGCCTACGAGGACGCTGGGATGGACTACCCGGTGATGGTCGGCGAGGACGAGCTCGGCTTCCTCCGCAAGTGGGAGGAGACCGGGATCACGGCGATCGCGCCCGTGTACTCCAACTTCCAGTGGCGGACGCCGGTCTTGGCGGCCGTGCGCATCTGGGACGGTGAGCAGGTGCCGAGCGAGTGGGTCCTGCCGCAGGAGCCGATCACGGAGGCGGACCTGTCCGAGCACGTGGAGGCCAACGCCGACATGCCGGACCTGCACTACGCGAAGTTCGGCGGCGAGGACCTGCCCGGCTATCCCGGAGCGTGGCAGGACCGCTGA
- a CDS encoding sugar phosphate isomerase/epimerase family protein, translating to MRAPTATTRGHGVRRELGVNTWVWVSPLTDERLAELAPRVRGWGFEVIELPVEAPGDWDPGFASEILAEHDLRASVVLVMGEGRELVATDAGTVASTQDYLRHVVDVAQVVGAPVIAGPAYASVGRTWRLTPDERRAAYAELREHLAPVVDHAASAGVRLGVEPLNRYETSLLNTVDQCLEALEGLPPEHCGIAFDVYHANIEEQDVPDAIRRAGDRIVHVQVCANDRGAPGADHLDWPGIIGALDDVGYAGPLVIESFTAENATIATAASIWRPLAVSQDAIATDGIEFLRRF from the coding sequence ATGCGCGCTCCCACCGCGACGACGAGAGGGCACGGCGTGCGGCGCGAGCTCGGTGTCAACACCTGGGTGTGGGTCTCCCCCCTCACCGACGAACGGTTGGCCGAGCTCGCGCCCCGCGTGCGCGGGTGGGGCTTCGAGGTCATCGAACTGCCCGTCGAAGCCCCGGGGGACTGGGACCCGGGGTTCGCCTCCGAGATCCTCGCCGAGCACGACCTGCGCGCCAGCGTCGTGCTGGTCATGGGCGAGGGGCGCGAACTGGTCGCGACCGACGCCGGGACGGTGGCGTCGACCCAGGACTACCTGCGTCACGTCGTCGACGTGGCGCAGGTGGTCGGGGCACCGGTCATCGCCGGGCCGGCGTACGCATCGGTCGGTCGGACCTGGCGCCTGACACCGGACGAACGCCGGGCCGCCTACGCCGAGCTCCGCGAGCACCTCGCACCGGTCGTCGATCACGCCGCGTCGGCTGGGGTGAGGCTCGGTGTCGAACCGCTCAACCGCTACGAGACCAGCCTGCTCAACACCGTCGACCAGTGCCTCGAGGCGTTGGAGGGGCTGCCGCCCGAGCACTGTGGCATCGCCTTCGACGTCTACCACGCCAACATCGAGGAGCAGGACGTCCCCGACGCGATCCGCCGGGCTGGGGACCGCATCGTGCACGTTCAGGTCTGCGCCAACGATCGTGGCGCACCGGGCGCCGACCACCTCGACTGGCCCGGCATCATCGGTGCGCTGGACGACGTCGGGTACGCGGGACCGCTCGTGATCGAGTCCTTCACGGCCGAGAACGCCACCATCGCCACGGCGGCGTCCATCTGGCGTCCGTTGGCGGTCAGCCAGGACGCCATCGCCACCGACGGCATCGAGTTCCTCCGGAGGTTCTGA
- a CDS encoding sugar phosphate isomerase/epimerase family protein has protein sequence MGDVTPFEPVHMPVGILTAALQELTPRERRDPDPDLAVEEWLAYAAEMGADCIQLSTALHPSVADVPAEALLDPVANTLDLRDPFDEARARRVLAAVDGTGVTIADVGYFDDMLHADPAVRRKKHDFMLRAMDAAVLLGVPAVCGFVGRNQSLSMEQNLADFEASFVPLLAEAKARGLEYRVEQCPMPGWTPGDNVHNNLAYTPATWIALHRICEKHGVGDQFRVHYDPSHSILMGQDTRSMFQYLRDEGYGFLITGMHVKGQVIDPVGLAAWGYGGQTIQRGDWVDGEVSSDPADLGNAWKKQTVLCEHELPGTARHDPLAYLQNRTVDWLDHQLAARELLDIDVANLPLIVEHEYPPARVQDRDALLPILAGSLAFTRHIDRAAAAMYALQHEVLAAQGIPVQGVGREAYRS, from the coding sequence GTGGGCGACGTCACACCGTTCGAGCCGGTCCACATGCCCGTCGGGATCCTGACGGCGGCGCTGCAGGAGTTGACCCCCCGTGAACGCCGCGACCCCGACCCGGACCTGGCGGTCGAGGAGTGGCTGGCCTACGCGGCGGAGATGGGCGCCGACTGCATCCAACTGTCGACGGCGTTGCACCCCTCGGTCGCGGATGTGCCGGCCGAAGCGCTGCTGGACCCGGTTGCCAACACCCTGGATCTGCGCGATCCCTTCGACGAGGCGCGGGCGCGCCGCGTCCTCGCGGCTGTGGACGGAACGGGCGTGACCATCGCCGACGTCGGCTACTTCGACGACATGCTGCACGCCGATCCGGCGGTCCGCCGCAAGAAGCACGACTTCATGCTGCGGGCCATGGACGCGGCCGTGCTGCTCGGCGTCCCCGCCGTGTGCGGGTTCGTCGGCCGCAACCAGTCGCTGTCGATGGAGCAGAACCTCGCCGACTTCGAGGCCAGCTTCGTGCCGTTGTTGGCCGAGGCCAAGGCACGGGGGCTCGAGTACCGCGTCGAGCAGTGCCCGATGCCGGGCTGGACACCCGGCGACAACGTCCACAACAACCTGGCCTACACCCCGGCGACCTGGATCGCGCTGCACCGCATCTGCGAGAAGCACGGCGTCGGTGACCAGTTCCGCGTCCACTACGACCCCTCGCACTCGATCCTGATGGGTCAGGACACCCGGTCGATGTTCCAGTACCTGCGCGACGAGGGGTACGGGTTCCTCATCACCGGCATGCACGTCAAGGGACAGGTCATCGATCCGGTGGGCCTGGCCGCGTGGGGGTACGGCGGACAGACCATCCAGCGCGGCGACTGGGTCGACGGCGAGGTGTCGTCCGATCCGGCCGATCTCGGCAACGCCTGGAAGAAGCAGACCGTCCTGTGCGAGCACGAGCTGCCCGGCACGGCACGGCACGATCCGCTCGCCTACCTGCAGAACCGCACCGTCGACTGGCTCGACCACCAGCTCGCAGCCCGTGAACTGCTCGACATCGACGTGGCGAACCTGCCGCTGATCGTCGAGCACGAGTACCCACCGGCGCGCGTCCAGGACCGCGACGCGTTGCTGCCGATCCTGGCGGGCTCGCTCGCCTTCACCCGGCACATCGACCGCGCCGCGGCTGCGATGTACGCCCTCCAGCACGAGGTGCTGGCGGCGCAGGGCATCCCCGTCCAGGGCGTCGGTCGTGAGGCCTACCGCAGCTGA
- a CDS encoding HNH endonuclease signature motif containing protein encodes MPRRAITPPSSGCREPNHRSGPTSERHGTGSHGGRDGGCRYPGCDAPPPWCDIAHATARRDRGPLTIHNALRLCRHHHRKLDLGRWTITIDGPDATFTHPTGRTIRAGPARGRPPDTS; translated from the coding sequence GTGCCACGCCGCGCCATCACGCCTCCGTCGAGTGGATGCCGCGAGCCTAACCACCGATCCGGACCGACCTCGGAGCGGCACGGCACCGGGAGCCACGGGGGCCGTGACGGCGGCTGTCGCTACCCCGGCTGCGACGCCCCACCGCCCTGGTGCGACATCGCCCACGCCACCGCACGCCGCGACCGCGGCCCCCTGACCATCCACAACGCCCTCCGGCTGTGCCGCCACCACCACCGCAAACTCGACCTCGGCCGCTGGACCATCACCATCGATGGTCCCGACGCCACCTTCACCCACCCCACCGGCCGCACCATCCGCGCCGGACCCGCACGCGGCCGACCCCCCGACACCAGCTGA
- a CDS encoding tyrosine-type recombinase/integrase, protein MRGHVRKRGSTYFIVYDERADPRTGERRQRERGGYASREEAEDELARAIAAVRSDGYVEPTKVTVARFLTDWVDRKAEDDLKPTTAASYRQKIDRHLIPRLGTLRVQELNVAHIEDALRDVHREGGAHGGPLSRRTVNYCRVVLAAALDDAVRRGITRVNPARLARIPTREREDWSPRSAPQQPWTIEELRRFLATAAQDRLAALWTIYVTTGLRRGEALALRWDDLDLDTGTVQVRRNRTSAQGREGRIVYDDERPKSAAAQRTVTLDEATVAAVRAHRAAQLEERLAAGPAWTDEIARVFTREDGSGLDPDSISIAFRRLCTLAEVRTIRLHDVRHSHATLMLAGGVPVEVISKRLGHSRISTTMDLYVHPDDRQQRSAADRFGKMIAGE, encoded by the coding sequence ATGAGGGGTCACGTCCGCAAGCGCGGCAGCACGTACTTCATCGTCTACGACGAGCGGGCTGACCCCCGGACCGGCGAGCGCCGCCAACGAGAGCGCGGTGGGTACGCCTCGCGAGAGGAAGCCGAGGACGAACTCGCGCGGGCGATCGCGGCCGTGCGGTCGGACGGCTACGTCGAGCCGACCAAGGTGACCGTCGCCCGGTTCCTGACCGATTGGGTCGACCGGAAGGCCGAGGATGACCTCAAGCCGACCACCGCAGCCTCCTACCGACAGAAGATCGACCGACACCTCATCCCGCGGCTCGGCACGCTTCGGGTGCAGGAGCTCAACGTCGCCCACATCGAGGACGCTCTGCGCGACGTCCACCGCGAGGGCGGAGCCCACGGAGGGCCGCTCTCGCGACGGACCGTCAACTACTGCCGGGTCGTGTTGGCCGCAGCGTTGGACGACGCCGTCCGGCGCGGCATCACCCGGGTGAACCCGGCCCGGCTCGCACGCATCCCGACCCGAGAGCGCGAGGACTGGTCTCCGCGCAGCGCGCCGCAGCAACCCTGGACGATCGAGGAGCTCCGCCGGTTCCTGGCCACGGCAGCGCAGGACCGGCTCGCCGCGCTCTGGACGATCTACGTCACGACAGGACTGCGCCGTGGTGAGGCGTTGGCCCTCCGCTGGGACGACCTCGATCTCGACACCGGCACCGTGCAGGTCCGCCGCAACCGGACCAGCGCGCAGGGCCGGGAGGGACGCATCGTCTACGACGACGAGCGACCGAAGTCGGCCGCCGCGCAGCGCACGGTGACCCTCGACGAGGCCACGGTCGCCGCCGTACGGGCCCACCGGGCCGCCCAGCTCGAGGAACGGCTCGCCGCAGGTCCCGCCTGGACCGATGAGATCGCCCGGGTCTTCACCCGCGAGGACGGCTCCGGGCTCGATCCGGACAGCATCTCGATCGCGTTCCGTCGGCTCTGCACGCTGGCCGAGGTCCGCACCATCCGCCTGCACGACGTCCGCCACTCACACGCCACCTTGATGCTGGCAGGAGGCGTCCCAGTCGAGGTGATCTCCAAGCGTCTCGGGCACTCCCGGATCAGCACCACGATGGACCTGTACGTGCACCCCGACGACCGTCAGCAGCGCTCCGCGGCGGACCGGTTCGGGAAGATGATCGCCGGTGAGTGA
- the mobF gene encoding MobF family relaxase, translating to MAPGRAEYYLQVVANRDAADYYLAHGEEPGRWTGSGAARLRLRGQVSGEQLRAVLAGEDPSSEVQLAGHPARKVPGFDHTFRAPKSVSLLWALGDRDTAAQVVAAHDAAVDAAVGYLERAAGFTRRGAQGAESVEVNGFVAAAFRHRCSRAGDPLLHTHVLVANLAETVDDGVWRTLDSRRLFVHARTAGFLYQAQLRHELTARLGVGWQPVVNGHADIDGVDRDLIEAFSQRRTAILTELERRGESSAKAAQVATLTTRQAKDRRTCEAELRTTWRTRAATCGVGAGWQHRLTGRPSPQRPDIGALYRDLVDHEALTAQSSSFTRRDVIRAVAERLPAGAPVTAIEQIADAVIAHDPQQVIALGTSRGQLTALETIRRNDGRVIPADGHEARYTTRGLLLTEQRAVTRALALHRAQLAIVDDRHLTAVTRGRSLSSEQHTMVQRLTRSGAGVEIVVGKAGTGKTYALAAARHAWQTAGTPVAGVALAARAALELQQSAGIPSTTLTRLLGQLDQGQPTTLTPGSVLVVDEAGMVGTRQLARLLDHVEHHNLKIVLVGDPHQLPEIDAGGLFRTLTTRLPAIELTHNRRQRHPWEQAALDQLRNGDPQAAVTAYREHGRLVTADTAEEVRHQLIDDWWNTATNDLPGSIMIALRRSDVDDLNHRARSRMLTARRLTGPPLHSGGQSFQTGDRIVCLRNHPRLGVVNGTRATITAIDPTRRTIHATDDHDNHLQLPPDYLDAGHLTHGYAITGHKAQGLTVDHTYVLGSPDLYREWGYVAMSRGRESNQLYLAGADQLDDLHHTLEAEADQTAALPHRLQRSRGHQPLTDGLDQIAHQWRQLHQRLHAPDIARQRALTRRRAQLAAERQAALDQLERLRGRIDHTATGLGRIANRRQLADLRGDHDVHARQVPHLETQLGDIDAELVGLPTREQIVDLHALYQDRTEQLRHAAEQRVASVQHHSPSYLAAVLADPPQGRLRQPWHQAAIAIEEYRLRWNVTEPHRPLGAEPTDPLQREHRHRTAATIARFRDELTRDTTRAHNRGRSLSR from the coding sequence ATGGCACCCGGCAGGGCGGAGTACTACCTGCAGGTCGTGGCCAACCGCGACGCGGCCGACTACTACCTCGCCCACGGCGAGGAGCCCGGCCGCTGGACCGGCAGCGGCGCTGCCCGGCTGAGGCTCCGCGGGCAGGTCAGTGGCGAACAGCTCCGTGCCGTGCTGGCGGGCGAGGATCCGTCCTCGGAGGTGCAGCTGGCGGGGCATCCGGCCCGCAAGGTCCCGGGGTTCGATCACACTTTCCGGGCCCCCAAGTCGGTCTCGCTGCTGTGGGCGCTCGGGGACCGTGACACGGCCGCGCAGGTGGTCGCGGCCCACGACGCCGCGGTCGACGCTGCGGTCGGCTACCTCGAACGCGCCGCGGGTTTCACCCGCCGCGGTGCGCAAGGCGCCGAGAGCGTCGAGGTGAACGGGTTCGTTGCAGCCGCGTTCCGTCACCGTTGCTCGCGGGCTGGTGACCCGTTGCTGCACACCCACGTGCTGGTCGCCAACCTCGCCGAGACGGTCGACGACGGGGTGTGGCGCACCCTGGACTCGCGCCGGCTGTTCGTGCACGCCCGCACCGCCGGGTTCCTCTACCAAGCCCAACTACGTCACGAGCTCACCGCCCGCCTCGGGGTCGGCTGGCAACCGGTGGTCAACGGCCACGCCGACATCGACGGGGTCGACCGCGACCTGATCGAGGCCTTCTCCCAACGCCGCACCGCGATCCTCACCGAACTCGAACGACGCGGCGAGTCCTCGGCCAAGGCCGCCCAGGTCGCCACCCTGACCACCCGGCAGGCCAAGGACCGCCGCACCTGCGAAGCCGAGCTGCGCACCACCTGGCGGACCCGCGCCGCCACCTGCGGTGTCGGCGCGGGTTGGCAGCACCGGTTGACCGGCCGCCCAAGCCCGCAGCGTCCCGACATCGGCGCCCTCTACCGCGACCTGGTCGACCACGAAGCACTCACCGCCCAGAGCTCCAGCTTCACCCGCCGGGACGTGATCCGTGCCGTCGCCGAACGCCTGCCCGCCGGCGCACCCGTCACGGCCATCGAACAGATCGCTGACGCGGTCATCGCCCACGACCCGCAGCAGGTCATCGCGCTCGGCACGAGCCGGGGCCAGCTCACCGCGCTCGAGACCATCCGGCGCAACGACGGCCGCGTCATCCCCGCCGACGGCCACGAAGCCCGCTACACCACCCGCGGGCTGCTCCTGACCGAACAGCGCGCCGTCACCCGTGCCCTGGCCCTCCACCGAGCCCAGCTCGCCATCGTCGACGACCGCCACCTCACGGCCGTGACCCGCGGGCGGAGCCTCTCCTCCGAACAGCACACCATGGTCCAACGGCTGACCCGCTCCGGAGCCGGGGTCGAGATCGTGGTCGGCAAGGCCGGCACCGGCAAGACCTACGCCCTCGCCGCCGCCCGCCACGCCTGGCAGACCGCCGGCACCCCGGTCGCCGGTGTCGCGCTCGCCGCCCGCGCCGCACTCGAGCTCCAACAGTCCGCCGGCATCCCCTCCACCACCCTGACCCGACTGCTCGGCCAGCTCGACCAAGGCCAGCCGACCACGCTCACGCCAGGATCGGTGCTCGTCGTCGACGAAGCCGGCATGGTCGGCACCCGCCAGCTCGCCCGCCTCCTGGACCACGTCGAACACCACAACCTCAAGATCGTGCTCGTCGGCGACCCCCACCAGCTCCCCGAGATCGACGCCGGTGGCCTGTTCCGCACCCTGACCACCCGCCTGCCCGCGATCGAACTCACCCACAACCGACGGCAACGACACCCCTGGGAACAGGCCGCCCTCGACCAGCTCCGCAACGGCGACCCCCAGGCCGCGGTGACCGCCTACCGCGAGCACGGCCGCCTCGTGACCGCCGACACCGCCGAAGAGGTCCGCCACCAGCTGATCGACGACTGGTGGAACACCGCCACCAACGACCTGCCCGGCAGCATCATGATCGCCCTCCGGCGGTCGGACGTCGACGACCTCAACCACCGCGCCCGATCCCGCATGCTCACCGCCAGACGCCTCACCGGCCCCCCTCTCCACAGCGGCGGACAGAGCTTCCAGACCGGAGACCGGATCGTGTGCCTCCGAAACCACCCCCGGCTCGGCGTGGTCAACGGCACCCGCGCCACCATCACCGCCATCGACCCCACCCGACGCACCATCCACGCCACCGACGACCACGACAACCACCTGCAGCTACCCCCCGACTACCTCGACGCCGGCCACCTCACCCACGGCTACGCCATCACCGGCCACAAAGCCCAAGGCCTCACCGTCGACCACACCTACGTCCTCGGCTCCCCCGACCTCTACCGCGAATGGGGCTACGTCGCGATGTCCCGCGGACGGGAGTCCAACCAGCTCTACCTCGCAGGCGCCGACCAACTCGACGACCTCCACCACACCCTGGAGGCGGAAGCCGACCAGACGGCCGCGCTCCCCCACCGCCTCCAACGCAGCCGCGGGCACCAGCCGCTGACCGATGGTCTCGACCAGATCGCCCACCAGTGGCGCCAACTCCACCAGCGCCTCCACGCCCCCGACATCGCCCGCCAGCGAGCGCTCACCCGCCGACGAGCGCAGCTCGCCGCCGAGCGGCAGGCAGCCCTCGACCAGCTCGAGCGACTCCGAGGCCGCATCGACCACACCGCGACCGGTCTCGGTCGGATCGCGAACCGACGCCAGCTCGCGGACCTACGCGGCGATCACGACGTTCACGCCCGCCAGGTCCCCCACCTCGAGACCCAGCTGGGCGACATCGATGCCGAGCTCGTCGGGCTGCCCACCCGCGAGCAGATCGTCGACCTCCACGCCCTGTACCAGGACCGCACCGAGCAGCTCCGGCACGCAGCCGAACAACGCGTCGCCAGCGTCCAGCACCACAGCCCCAGCTACCTCGCTGCCGTCCTCGCCGACCCGCCACAGGGCCGCCTGCGGCAACCGTGGCACCAGGCCGCGATCGCCATCGAGGAGTACCGGCTCCGCTGGAACGTCACCGAGCCACACCGGCCACTCGGAGCTGAACCTACGGACCCGCTGCAACGCGAGCACCGGCACCGGACGGCGGCAACCATCGCGCGCTTCCGAGACGAGCTGACCCGCGACACGACACGCGCACACAACCGTGGGAGGAGCCTCAGCCGATGA
- a CDS encoding helix-turn-helix domain-containing protein: protein MNNPEPPATMTVEQAGRLLGISRGAAYRAAASGQIPTIRLGRRLLVPTARLHQLLGIAANEPPVPAAASAAGSDGGGR from the coding sequence GTGAACAACCCCGAGCCACCCGCCACCATGACCGTCGAACAAGCCGGCCGCCTGCTGGGCATCAGCCGCGGCGCCGCCTACCGCGCCGCCGCCTCCGGCCAGATCCCCACCATCCGCCTCGGCCGCCGCCTCCTGGTGCCGACCGCCCGCCTCCACCAACTCCTCGGCATCGCCGCGAACGAGCCACCCGTGCCCGCCGCCGCGTCCGCCGCAGGGAGCGATGGGGGAGGGCGGTGA